The Natrinema sp. DC36 genome includes the window GGCGGACGTTCGGCAGTGGAGCGCGGAGTGATCGGCGGTCGGGGCTATAATAGCCATTGACGGTCAATACACATCCGACCGCACGATTGCTGTGAGATCAGTATCAGTAGTTGGTATCACGGTTTCTTTATCCGGGATTGGACGTGAAACTCGTGGCAAGTACAGGCGATTCACAGAACAATTGTTTTCAAACGTTCTTTTGAGTCGATTCATCCAACTGCTACAGGTCTACGTTTTCGAGAACAGTCCTGTCGTTGCTCATGATACGAAGTTCGCCATTTCTACACGAGCAAGCTGGCCCCCTTCTAGTCCAAATTAGCCGTATTTCGCCGTCAGGGTCGAAATGTACTGCAAGAGAAGTTCCACAGTTATCACACACTGCTACTGCCTTCTGTATTTCATTATTGCCAGCCATCTCTACTGAAGCTTAGGAGACAACGGCTCTTATTTCCCTGACATTTTCACTAACTCACTGTGTTTTGATTAACTGGGAGAATCAATCTACGTTCAGTTTGCACACGTAGTTGCCGTTCAGTATAGGCGAAGAAGTGTACACTCACCGCGAGCGAACCGAGTGAGCGAGCGGGCCGACGACCGACCCGTAGGGGAGGGAGGAGTGCTTTTAATCAACATTTTGCCGAGCGACCGAGCGCTAGCGAGGGAGCGCAGAGCAAAATGCTGGCACACGTCGTTATCGAACCGTCGATTCAGTTTCAAGAACGGCTCCGAATAAAGAAACCGCACTATTAGCTACTGGTATGTAAATCACTTCAGTGGTCACTATCGTCGCCCGTCCGGAACGACAGGTCCAGCGACGGTGCCGAGTGGGTGAGCGATCCCATCGAGATCACGTCGACGCCCGTGGCGGCGTAGTCGGGAACGTCCGCGAGGGTAATCCCGCCGCTGGCTTCGGCCAGCACGCCCTCGTGATCGGCGAGCGTCTCGACGGCCGCCCGCGTCTCCGCCGGCGTCATGTTATCGAGCAAGACGATGTCTGCACCCGCGTCGGCCGCCCGCGGCGCGTCCGCGACGGTTTCGACCTCGACGTCGATCTTCGTCGCAAACGAGGTTTGTTCCCGAAAGTGAGCCACCGCCTTCTCGAGTCCCATCTCGGCGATGTGGTTGTCCTTGACCATCACCATGTGGGAGAGGTCGAGTCGGTGGGTGTCGCCGCCGCCCGCGACGACGGCGCGTTTCTCGAGGCCGCGTAGGCCGGGCGTCGTCTTGCGGGTCGCGGCGATCGCCACGTCCGCGGATTCGGTCCGAGCGCGCTCGACCGCCTCGCGCGTCAGCGTCGCGATTCCCGACGCGTGGCCCGCGAGGTTGACTGCGACGCGCTCGCCGCGGAGCACTTCCCGCGTGGACCCCTCGACCCGAAGCAGTTCGTCGCCCGGGTCGACGCCGCTCCCGTCCTCGAGGCGATCGGTTACGGCCACGTCCAGGTAGTCGAAGACGGCCGCTGCGGCCTCTATTCCGGCGACGACGCCCGGCTCTTTCGAGACGAGTCTGCCGGTCGTCTCGCCGGGAACCTGATTCGTCACGTCGTGGTGGCCGACGTCCTCGCGCAGCCAGCGTTCGATTTGTGCGTCGGTGATCATGAGTCTCTCAGTCGTCCGCCGGCGGTCCGGCTGTCGACTCGTCGGGGTCGGTCGCGACGTAGTGGCAGCCGATCGATTCCGGGTTCTCTCCGGCCGCACGCGCGATCAACAGCGCGGTGACGCTGGCGTTTCGAAGTTCGTAGAGATCCCGCGCCGTCCGGGTCCGAATGTAGGCGTCGACCTCGCCCTTGAGCCGCCGGAGGACGGCGCTCGCACGGGCGATTTCCTCGGGATCGCGCTCGAGGCCCAGATACTCGTCCATCGTCTGGGTCAGTCGAGTGAACTTCTCGGCAGCGAAGCGCTCGGGGAGGTCGGGATCCCGGTTCCGGAGTTCGGGCGCCTCGACGACTTCGGGCTCGAATCCGACCGCGTCTTCACCCGCCCGCAGGCCCCAGACCAGCCCCTCGAGCAGACTGGTACTCGCCAGCCGGTTCGCGCCGTGAACGCCGGTGCGAGCGCACTCGCCGACGGCGTAGAGCCGATCGAGCGAGGTTCGGCCCTCCTCGTCGACATCGATGCCGCCACAGAGGAAGTGCTCGCACGGAGCGACCGGGATCTCGTCGCCCTCGATGCCGCGGTCGCGGCACTTTGCCGCGATACCGGGGTAGTCGGCTTCGAACTCGAGCGGCCTCACGTCCAGGACGACCTCGCCGGTTTCCGTGCGTTCGGTTTCGACGGCGCGAGCGACGACGTCCCGCGGTGCGAGGTCGCCCTGCGGGTGGTAGTCCTCCATGAACCGTTCGCCCTCGCCGTTGCGTAACACCGCGCCCTCGCCGCGCAGGGCCTCGGAGAGCAAGAACGGGTCCTCGCCCGCATAGGCCGTCGGATGGAACTGCACGTACTCCATGTCCTCGACATCAGCGCCGGCGAGCGCGGCCATCGCGATGCCGTCCCCGGTCGCGTCGTCGGGGTTGGTCGA containing:
- a CDS encoding FAD-dependent oxidoreductase, whose translation is MTETNTGTETTTDGETADVLVVGSGIAGCSAALAAAREGADVLLLTKATKPDDASTDWAQGGISTTRGDPESLKRDIIDASGSTADPDAVDALVEHADDAVEDVLVDTLEVGFDEGDDGAFDYTREAAHSEYRILHVDAATGTHILRPFLHYLDDHERIEVRQDTAALELITAEGRVHGVVSDETESGAPVYAGATILATGGVGALYGRSTNPDDATGDGIAMAALAGADVEDMEYVQFHPTAYAGEDPFLLSEALRGEGAVLRNGEGERFMEDYHPQGDLAPRDVVARAVETERTETGEVVLDVRPLEFEADYPGIAAKCRDRGIEGDEIPVAPCEHFLCGGIDVDEEGRTSLDRLYAVGECARTGVHGANRLASTSLLEGLVWGLRAGEDAVGFEPEVVEAPELRNRDPDLPERFAAEKFTRLTQTMDEYLGLERDPEEIARASAVLRRLKGEVDAYIRTRTARDLYELRNASVTALLIARAAGENPESIGCHYVATDPDESTAGPPADD
- the nadC gene encoding carboxylating nicotinate-nucleotide diphosphorylase, whose translation is MITDAQIERWLREDVGHHDVTNQVPGETTGRLVSKEPGVVAGIEAAAAVFDYLDVAVTDRLEDGSGVDPGDELLRVEGSTREVLRGERVAVNLAGHASGIATLTREAVERARTESADVAIAATRKTTPGLRGLEKRAVVAGGGDTHRLDLSHMVMVKDNHIAEMGLEKAVAHFREQTSFATKIDVEVETVADAPRAADAGADIVLLDNMTPAETRAAVETLADHEGVLAEASGGITLADVPDYAATGVDVISMGSLTHSAPSLDLSFRTGDDSDH